A single window of Ferrimonas balearica DSM 9799 DNA harbors:
- a CDS encoding GlsB/YeaQ/YmgE family stress response membrane protein codes for MGFISWIILGLIVGALAKWIMPGKDGGGWIMTILLGIAGAFVGGYIGQMLGWGGVSGFDVGSLALAVLGALVVLFVYNKVSS; via the coding sequence ATGGGTTTCATCAGCTGGATTATTCTCGGTTTGATCGTCGGTGCACTGGCGAAATGGATCATGCCGGGTAAAGACGGCGGTGGCTGGATCATGACCATCCTGCTCGGTATCGCCGGGGCCTTTGTCGGCGGCTACATCGGCCAGATGCTGGGCTGGGGCGGAGTCTCCGGCTTTGATGTCGGCTCATTGGCGCTGGCGGTTCTCGGGGCGCTGGTGGTGCTGTTTGTCTATAACAAAGTCAGCAGCTGA
- the nrfA gene encoding ammonia-forming cytochrome c nitrite reductase translates to MVSTLRWRVFSVAALMAVSTAAAGAGKITEADSSQFAKFKHQYETWQQTKDSSEVVDALAEDPMLVVLWAGYGFAKDYNKARGHHYTITDLRATLRTGAPKGPDDGPMPMACWSCKSPDVPRYIEANGEDAYFKGKWARGGNEITHEIGCGNCHDNNARLRVSVPFADRAMETIGMPWDKASKSDRQSMVCGQCHVEYYFTPDKKFVKFPWDNGLSADEMEKYYDAIQFSDWTHGLSKAPMLKAQHPGFETWKTGTHGRNDVSCTDCHMPRVTNAEGRKYTDHNVGNPFDQFEFTCARCHEQSKEELEAVTKHYKEMVTEAKLKAEKQLVHAHFEAKAAWDAGATEAEMKEALTAIRHAQWRWDMSIASHGIHAHNPEEALRLLASSLERSSDARVSLARVLAKHGQLEPIALPDISTKAAAQVAVGLDEPAMQKAKDEFLETVVPEWDKEYQAKYGSDAQ, encoded by the coding sequence ATGGTGAGCACATTGCGATGGCGTGTTTTCAGCGTGGCGGCGTTGATGGCCGTGAGTACAGCCGCTGCTGGCGCGGGAAAGATCACTGAGGCAGACAGCAGTCAGTTTGCCAAATTTAAGCATCAGTACGAGACCTGGCAGCAAACCAAGGACAGCAGCGAGGTGGTGGACGCGCTGGCAGAGGACCCAATGTTGGTGGTGCTGTGGGCCGGTTATGGTTTTGCCAAGGACTACAACAAGGCCCGGGGTCACCATTACACCATTACCGATCTGCGCGCGACCCTGCGTACCGGCGCGCCGAAAGGGCCGGACGATGGCCCGATGCCGATGGCATGCTGGTCCTGTAAGTCGCCGGACGTGCCCCGTTACATCGAGGCCAATGGCGAGGACGCCTACTTCAAGGGCAAGTGGGCCCGGGGCGGTAACGAGATCACCCATGAGATCGGTTGCGGCAACTGCCACGACAACAATGCCCGCCTGCGCGTTTCGGTGCCCTTTGCAGACCGCGCGATGGAGACCATTGGCATGCCCTGGGATAAGGCCAGCAAGTCTGACCGTCAGTCCATGGTGTGTGGCCAGTGCCACGTAGAGTACTACTTCACGCCGGACAAGAAGTTCGTCAAATTCCCCTGGGATAACGGCCTGAGCGCCGACGAGATGGAGAAGTACTACGACGCGATCCAGTTCTCCGACTGGACCCACGGATTGTCCAAGGCGCCGATGCTGAAAGCACAGCACCCCGGTTTCGAAACCTGGAAAACCGGCACCCACGGCCGCAACGACGTGTCCTGCACCGATTGCCATATGCCGCGCGTGACCAACGCTGAGGGCCGGAAGTACACCGACCATAACGTTGGCAACCCGTTTGACCAGTTCGAGTTCACCTGTGCCCGTTGCCATGAGCAGTCCAAAGAGGAGCTGGAAGCGGTCACCAAGCACTACAAAGAGATGGTGACAGAGGCCAAGCTGAAGGCTGAGAAGCAGTTGGTGCATGCCCACTTTGAAGCGAAGGCAGCCTGGGATGCCGGTGCCACCGAAGCCGAGATGAAGGAGGCGCTCACCGCCATCCGCCACGCTCAGTGGCGTTGGGATATGTCCATCGCTTCCCACGGCATCCACGCCCATAACCCGGAAGAGGCCCTGCGTCTGCTGGCGTCTTCACTGGAGCGCAGCAGCGACGCCCGTGTTTCTCTGGCCCGGGTATTGGCCAAGCACGGCCAGTTGGAGCCGATTGCCTTGCCGGACATCTCCACCAAGGCGGCGGCCCAGGTGGCTGTCGGCCTGGATGAGCCGGCCATGCAGAAAGCCAAGGACGAGTTCCTCGAGACGGTTGTCCCCGAGTGGGATAAAGAGTACCAGGCCAAGTACGGCTCTGACGCTCAGTAA
- a CDS encoding P-II family nitrogen regulator, translating to MKLVSAIIKPFKLDDVREAIAELGVEGLTVTEVKGFGRQKGHTELYRGAEYQVDFLPKVKLEIATATENVERLIEVISAAAGTGKIGDGKIFVIDLERVVRIRTGEMDAEAI from the coding sequence ATGAAATTGGTTAGCGCGATCATCAAGCCTTTTAAGCTCGACGACGTCCGTGAGGCGATTGCCGAGCTGGGGGTCGAGGGACTGACAGTGACAGAAGTGAAGGGATTCGGTCGTCAGAAGGGCCACACCGAGCTGTACCGTGGTGCTGAATACCAGGTGGATTTTCTGCCCAAGGTAAAACTGGAGATCGCCACCGCGACCGAGAACGTGGAGCGACTCATCGAGGTGATCTCCGCGGCGGCGGGCACCGGCAAGATTGGCGACGGCAAGATCTTCGTTATCGATCTTGAGCGTGTGGTGCGGATCCGCACCGGCGAAATGGACGCTGAAGCGATTTAA
- a CDS encoding ammonium transporter, with protein sequence MEQVTALGATVAELRFALDTFYFLISGALVMWMAAGFAMLEAGLVRSKNTTEILTKNMCLYAIACAMYLLVGYHIMYVDNGEGGWLPSIGGLIGSQAADADHALESDFFFQVVFVATAMSIVSGAVAERMKLWAFLAFAVVLTGFIYPVEGYWTWGGGFVSEKLGFVDFAGSGIVHMAGAAAAIAGVLLLGARRGKYNPDGSVNPIPGSNLPLATLGTFILWLGWFGFNGGSQLMVSDAENASAVAKIFVNTNSAAAFGAIAALLVCKLTWGKADLTMILNGALAGLVAITADPLSPSLVLAAAIGAVSGGLVVFSIVGMDKVKIDDPVGAISVHGVCGLFGLLVVPVSNADATLMGQLAGAAVIFAWVFGASLVTWGVLKATMGIRVTEEEEYDGMDLSDCGIDAYPEFVSVKTAG encoded by the coding sequence ATGGAACAAGTAACGGCTTTGGGTGCCACGGTAGCGGAACTGCGCTTTGCCCTGGACACCTTCTATTTTCTGATTTCTGGTGCCTTGGTGATGTGGATGGCGGCCGGTTTCGCCATGCTGGAGGCGGGCCTGGTCCGCTCCAAAAACACCACCGAGATCCTGACCAAGAACATGTGCCTGTATGCCATCGCTTGCGCCATGTACCTGCTGGTGGGTTACCACATCATGTACGTGGACAACGGTGAGGGCGGCTGGTTGCCCAGCATTGGTGGCCTGATTGGCAGCCAGGCGGCAGACGCTGACCACGCTCTGGAGTCCGATTTCTTCTTCCAGGTGGTGTTTGTGGCAACCGCGATGTCCATTGTCTCCGGGGCAGTGGCTGAGCGCATGAAGCTTTGGGCATTCCTGGCCTTTGCCGTAGTGTTGACCGGCTTTATCTATCCAGTTGAGGGATATTGGACCTGGGGGGGTGGCTTTGTCTCCGAGAAACTGGGTTTTGTGGACTTTGCCGGTTCCGGCATCGTGCATATGGCTGGCGCCGCTGCGGCAATTGCCGGGGTGCTTCTTCTTGGTGCCCGTCGGGGCAAGTACAACCCGGATGGTTCGGTGAACCCCATCCCGGGTTCCAACCTGCCGCTGGCGACCCTGGGTACCTTTATCCTGTGGTTGGGTTGGTTCGGCTTTAACGGGGGGTCGCAGCTGATGGTGTCTGACGCTGAGAACGCCAGTGCGGTGGCCAAGATCTTCGTCAACACCAACTCCGCTGCCGCCTTTGGTGCCATCGCTGCGCTGCTGGTGTGCAAACTGACCTGGGGCAAGGCCGACCTGACCATGATCCTCAACGGTGCGCTGGCGGGCCTGGTGGCCATCACCGCAGACCCGCTGTCGCCGTCCCTGGTACTGGCGGCTGCGATTGGTGCGGTATCCGGTGGTTTGGTGGTGTTCTCCATCGTTGGCATGGATAAGGTCAAGATTGATGACCCGGTGGGGGCCATCTCTGTCCACGGCGTGTGCGGCCTGTTTGGTCTTCTGGTGGTGCCGGTGTCCAACGCGGACGCCACCCTGATGGGCCAGCTGGCCGGTGCCGCGGTGATCTTCGCCTGGGTATTTGGTGCCAGCCTGGTGACCTGGGGCGTGCTCAAAGCCACCATGGGCATTCGGGTCACCGAAGAGGAGGAGTACGACGGGATGGATCTGTCCGACTGTGGTATCGACGCCTATCCGGAATTTGTCTCGGTGAAAACCGCAGGCTGA